The following nucleotide sequence is from Penaeus monodon isolate SGIC_2016 chromosome 29, NSTDA_Pmon_1, whole genome shotgun sequence.
AGCAATAACCTGGCTCATGAACAATACTGAGTCTGTATCATTACAAATTCCAAAACATTTCCATTCACCAATATCTATAACCTTAATGGCTTCTGCTAGGTAACACTGGGGCTCATGTAGACActagacaaagaaaatgaaactagAGCTCATGCATGTTAttcaagaaaaacatataaaactgaCCTTCCTTTCCACTATTGTGTGTGAGGTTTATTAGGACTTTGATGGTAGTGAGTAGGGTCTGGACCAGCAATTGGCCGGTGGACATCCCACCTACCATGGTCTTCTGGTTCTCTGTATCACTGACTGGGTACAGGGGCACCTCTACATGACACAGCCGATACAGGTACATGAGTTTCTCTGGGAATATGCCGTCTTGGTACGTCAGGAGGTACTCTTGATTGGCTGTGTTTTGGTGCGTCACCTGTACCAGAGAATACAAAGACAGATAATGATCTTGCCTGACAGGTAAAAtccaaatatttgaaaaataaacaaaagcagaCAAAAAGACCTGATAGTATTTCTAAGACACCCACATTTTCTATGACTTTGAGGCAGCGGTCAACCTTCGACAACTTTTCAAGAAGTGGGTGCGTCCAAGTCTCAAGATCAGGGGTGAACATCTGTGTGCAGTGGGTGATGGTGCGAATCAAGTGCTCGACTCCACCCAACTCCCGCAGCTCTTCTTTGAACCACTCTCCCGCTCGCTTTGAGGTCAGACTCAGCAACGTTTCCATGGCAAGGTGGCCAGCCTGGTTATAAAGATGTATGTGATTTGTGAGGATTACTACCAGAGTGTAAATCGTCAAATATCAGATGTCCAATTAGAATTGCTAAACTAATTCCTTGAGTGATGGCATTAAGAACTAtagttatcaaaaataatattcacAAGAATATACACCATCACAGCCAAAACGTCAGTAAGAACTCCTCAATCGTAACACCCTCATGGCAAACTCACAGTGATGTTGTTCAGGTTGAGGTGCTTTGCATGGCCTTTCTTTTGCATGTCACGACACAGCTCACGGATCTTCTTTTTGTTGTGGTCCACTTCTGCCATGTCTACAAGGGTGTTGTCTGAGGCATCTGCATCTGTGTCGAGCAGATTCAGCATCAGCTCCAGAGAATCACGGTCCAGGTCCATGTTGAGGCGGTCTTGGCTCAGCGTGAACATCACAGTAGCTGCACAGATGGCCAGTCTCTGTATGAGGTAAATCAAGCacaatgaacaagaagaaaaatgcataaaaatatagaGTAATGATATATTTCTAAACTCAAAAGCCTAAAAGAAGTGTtgcaaaatatcataaaaaataacttaATGAACTTCAGTGTGACTCTTTCAAAATAGTGTCTCATACCATAACTAAACTTCTTTCATActtatttacattttctgtatATCACAAAATTAATATGCAACCAAAAAAGTATTAAAGTATAGACTGCTTAATGCCGTTATCAGCAGGAATGCCTGCCCACTCAAAACTGATAATCCAGAAAAAGACTAGGAACTTACGTGATCTGAGTGTGCATCCGAGAGAGCACTGAAGAATTTGATCACGGTGCCATGAGCTCGTAAATGCATCCTGAAGGCTGGCACCATACACTTCTGAGCCAGGTTCAGTGCAGCCAGGCACCGGGTGGAGACAGGCATGGAGGAACGCAAGGCATCGAGGAAGTATTCCACATCGTCATTGAATTCCTGGAACTCACCAGATTCTTGCAGCTGATGCGTTCTCTTCACATTCTTGACAACTGTGTAAtactgagggagaaagaggttaATCAGCTATCACTTTTAATTCAACTGTTTCAAAATCTGAGGCATTACTTCAATCATACTTTGCATACATATAGGAGGGTATAAGTACCtgcaaacaagaaaatgaaataaaaacatcagattcttccttttgttttgtaaACAGGAAACTTTACCACACTGGTTTAGaccctttttttcctataaaaatgcaataaagaaatcCATCatatcaaccatttttttttcttttttttccctattagaAGAAATACCCAGTCTGTTaaattttcaatgaaatttaaCCCCATGTTACCAGGCAAATATAGTGTCACTAATTATACATGGANNNNNNNNNNNNNNNNNNNNNNNNNNNNNNNNNNNNNNNNNNNNNNNNNNNNNNNNNNNNNNNNNNNNNNNNNNNNNNNNNNNNNNNNNNNNNNNNNNNNNNNNNNNNNNNNNNNNNNNNNNNNNNNNNNNNNNNNNNNNNNNNNNNNNNNNNNNNNNNNNNNNNNNNNNNNNNNNNNNNNNNNNNNNNNNNNNNNNNNNNNNNNNNNNNNNNNNNNNNNNNNNNNNNNNNNNNNNNNNNNNNNNNNNNNNNNNNNNNNNNNNNNNNNNNNNNNNNNNNNNNNNNNNNNNNNNNNNTTACAATTACTGATATAAGGTGCATGCTAAAAAATATTGTGTTGGCCTTCCTCAGCACACAGAAAGCCAATTTCCTCAAAAAAGCTTGTTATAAAATCACTCAGCTGATCATAACACCCACTCTTTCAAGATGAAAAGCTAATGATTAATCCAAAAGAATATAATCATCCTATGACAACCCAAAAAGCATTCGGAACACTTGTTAACATGTTAGAATTTCCCTATCTCTCGTGACTTTCTCATTGCTCGGTTATTCTTGCCATGTCTTGGATGATGCTTGCTACTCACATGGAGGGAAACACCTGATTAAATGCTAAATTGTGCCTTTTATGTCTTTCTGAATTAATGACTCACACATGAAAACATTTTCCTGATGACTAGTCtattaaagaaattatatttaaaaaaaggcttCAAACATAACATAGTTACACTTCTTTNNNNNNNNNNNNNNNNNNNNNNNNNNNNNNNNNNNNNNNNNNNNNNNNNNNNNNNNNNNNNNNNNNNNNNNNNNNNNNNNNNNNNNNNNNNNNNNNNNNNNNNNNNNNNNNNNNNNNNNNNNNNNNNNNtatttttttcccaattttccgaCACTTTAAAGTGTTTTGtctatatgaaaaaattatgatCTTGTACTAAATTCCAGTATCTAATTCATCAACACTTGTTTATTCCCTATGTACATGATATTAAATCTCAATTTGATTCCCTTTTTATATCATCAAGTTTTGGTGTCTCCTGACTCCTTATCACTATCAATGAGAATGTCAGCTAGCAATTTTATAAAACAGATAAATCAAGAGAATGCTAAAACATGATCACACAAGATAAATGATTTTTAATGTCATAGATATCTAAACCTAAAAAACAAATTGATAAACCTTAGAAGCTTCTTTGGAGCCAGTCctcttaataatacaaaaattatattagttTATGCAACAGAAAGCATGACCTGTATTTCCCAGAAGTTAAACCTATCAATTTCAGATTCTCATGGTAATGCCTATACCAGACTTATCCAATGGTAACAAAGAATAGGCAGTTCTGtgaagaaaatatttgaaaaccaGCCACAAGTGATGTATGCTGCTTATTCTGCCTTTACACTTTCCATAGAAGATTACTGCACATCGGTTATATATTGTACAAATAGTGGGGGGGNNNNNNNNNNNNNNNNNNNNNNNNNNNNNNNNNNNNNNNNNNNNNNNNNNNNNGTTAATTAGACACATTACATTCCTCAACCCTCTTACACTGCTGTAATAAGTagaagtgaatgaaaaaaaacatgaaaatttctTACTTGTTTTGCATTCTTTGCACATTTGACACTGGTCACTGTTTGGTTGTCATAGGAGTCATCCATATCAGCAGTTGATGAGGATCCAGGCCACGTCTGGACTCTCTTGAGGGTGGCCGGAGGGTCAAAGTCAAAGTCATCAAAGGAGGATGCGGCTGAGGTCACACTTTGACTGCTCTGCAGAGTTGGCTTCTCCTTAGCtgcatcatccttctcctcctggtCATGCCACTTGTGTCTGTATGTTGCTCTCTTCTTTGCATCTCGGTCGGCATCACGGCTCTTGAAGATGCTGCGCTTCTTGACCAGTGGCGGCTGCTCTGGCTTCTTCACGCCCTCAGGCTCAGACTTGGTGGAATTACTTCTCTTGTAAGATGCACAGGAGGAAGTGGCGGACGATTGCGTAGTCATTAATGAACCCTGAGATGAGAAAAGCAAGTCCTCCATTTCCTGTGTGGCACCCATTGAAGGAGAGTCTTTTTGGACTGGCAACACCCCAGTCCCACAATCAATATTGGTCCGGtcttcaatatcattttcatcaaaatcCGTACTAAACAAATCAAAGttatcactctctcctcctccccctgaagAAACAGTGGGACTGTCCACTCTCCCTGTGACTGGAGGAGGGGTTTTCTGTGGTTCTGTGAAGTCACTTGATCCCACACCAAATATATCAAAATCATCAGTTAAGGAACCACTACAAACTTCACTCAATGTATTAGGTTGAGTATCAATGTCTGACAATGAGACCATTTTGTTGCTGATGTATTTGTTCAGTTCTCGAGATTTTGAGACTTTGGTACCATAGGTTCTTTTGCTGCCTAACTGGGGATTTTCACTGTTTGATTTGGTACCTGAAAAGCTATAGTCACTATCTTCACCTAAAATTGGCAACCCAGTTCTCTGGTCCACCAGTCCCGCAAACTCAAAACTAGAATCGTAAGTCGAGTTAATTGTCCTGTCTGGTGAGGCAAGTCTTTCAGGAGAATGGTAAGCATTCGGTTGTGATATGAGAGATGTTGAACTGACTTGGGATTCTTTGTACTCTGCCGGCGGGGAGCTGGAGGGCATGAGCTCCTCCGATGAATCTCGGTTCTCTTCACTCAAGTCTTTTGTGGATGGAGAACTGGCCACGCTTGTTGAGGCGCTGTTCGCACGGGAGTCGTCACTGGGCAGCTCCACTGTGCTAGAATAGGTTTCCTGAGAACAAGAGGCCACATTTCGACTTTTGAAAATCTTTAGCTTGATCCCACTACTAGATTTCTGGCCACTTGGAGCCTCTGTGAAGTTTGATTTGTTTCCACCACTTGTCACAAGTTTGTCAAAAGCACTTTGGTCTGACAAATCAACACTGTCTTTCACTGTCCCCTGACTCGAGTCTGGGGTCTCAAAGGAGGACAAGGGCGGTATTTTCAGGTTACTCAGCCCATCATATCCTTTGGCTCGAGTCTTTTCTATAATACTGGGTTTTGCGGCAACGGGCTCACTCACCGCATCCACATTTCTACTTTTGAAAAACTTTCGGGGTTTACTGTATGTGGAGTTTGGAGGTTTCACCTGAAGTGATGCCCCATTGGCTGTGCTCCCACCATCAAAGCTGAACGCATCGTCAGCAATACTCGATGGGGGGGAGTCGTCTGGGTGAGACCTCTTATTGCTGTCATCCTTGCCTGCAAAGAGAGTAGGTATGTAATTAGTGTCAGCGAGATAAAAACACATCCGCTTCTTCCTATCAA
It contains:
- the LOC119591922 gene encoding protein wings apart-like (The sequence of the model RefSeq protein was modified relative to this genomic sequence to represent the inferred CDS: added 293 bases not found in genome assembly), translating into MTGRYSRTYSRKKAAPPPISQFDKLVTEPGGSSTKPSATKTAGHVGKWGITSFTSIRSINGGFGKDDSNKRSHPDDSPPSSIADDAFSFDGGSTANGASLQVKPPNSTYSKPRKFFKSRNVDAVSEPVAAKPSIIEKTRAKGYDGLSNLKIPPLSSFETPDSSQGTVKDSVDLSDQSAFDKLVTSGGNKSNFTEAPSGQKSSSGIKLKIFKSRNVASCSQETYSSTVELPSDDSRANSASTSVASSPSTKDLSEENRDSSEELMPSSSPPAEYKESQVSSTSLISQPNAYHSPERLASPDRTINSTYDSSFEFAGLVDQRTGLPILGEDSDYSFSGTKSNSENPQLGSKRTYGTKVSKSRELNKYISNKMVSLSDIDTQPNTLSEVCSGSLTDDFDIFGVGSSDFTEPQKTPPPVTGRVDSPTVSSGGGGESDNFDLFSTDFDENDIEDRTNIDCGTGVLPVQKDSPSMGATQEMEDLLFSSQGSLMTTQSSATSSCASYKRSNSTKSEPEGVKKPEQPPLVKKRSIFKSRDADRDAKKRATYRHKWHDQEEKDDAAKEKPTLQSSQSVTSAASSFDDFDFDPPATLKRVQTWPGSSSTADMDDSYDNQTVTSVKCAKNAKQYYTVVKNVKRTHQLQESGEFQEFNDDVEYFLDALRSSMPVSTRCLAALNLAQKCMVPAFRMHLRAHGTVIKFFSALSDAHSDHRLAICAATVMFTLSQDRLNMDLDRDSLELMLNLLDTDADASDNTLVDMAEVDHNKKKIRELCRDMQKKGHAKHLNLNNITAGHLAMETLLSLTSKRAGEWFKEELRELGGVEHLIRTITHCTQMFTPDLETWTHPLLEKLSKVDRCLKVIENVTHQNTANQEYLLTYQDGIFPEKLMYLYRLCHVEVPLYPVSDTENQKTMVGGMSTGQLLVQTLLTTIKVLINLTHNSGKEAMGSRLLGNEQEVYDITLYCLLIMPRYLAHDTRFEILILACCLLLNLVEHSKSNRNLLMRSKAPEFLDDDDNDCFGGKGERKGAMQALVELFYRCEESARQQEAHTDDLIDNDLSEKAQKEDDRKDDELEETVAKLLQKAGHHMEDTLVAAYTALLTGYCIMEDEECEAEIRGMLPQANFNLMVVVLKKFLHFMDLTATTSLLRSLKPTQRVVKYMEKLDRTEQDEAEEERKK